The following proteins are encoded in a genomic region of Gossypium hirsutum isolate 1008001.06 chromosome D05, Gossypium_hirsutum_v2.1, whole genome shotgun sequence:
- the LOC121216762 gene encoding desmethyl-deoxy-podophyllotoxin synthase, translating into MELQISLFQVLITFFLVLFMAAITSMRKSKARNLTQGLIPGPRKLPLIGNLHQLAGPGLPHHTLRDLATKYGAIMHLQLGQISTVVVSSAEMAKEIMKTHDIVFANRPVLASAKIITYGCTDIVFSPYGNYWRNLRKICTSELLNATRVASFQSIREEEVLNLVETIKSNEGSAVNLSRKVFSLSYGITARAAFGKKCKDQEAFISVVTEETKVNSSFFVSELFPSLKFLDTVLGLKHKVEKIHGEADMILGNIVNDHKESRAKGRSKDENKENLVDVLLRIQEDGEFPLTDNNVKAVILDIFSAGSETSAGAVEWALSEMIKNPRVMTKAQAEVRQVFQGKGNVDETGIHQLKYLKCVIKETLRLHPVIPLLIPRESMKNCVVNGFEIPAKTRVIVNAWAIGRDPNHWVEPEKFEPERFVNSSVDFIGTNFEFIPFGAGRRVCPGILFALPTVELPLAQLLFHFDWKLPRGMKQEDIDMTEVFGVSVRRKNDLVVVPSLYRASTTVA; encoded by the exons ATGGAGTTGCAGATATCCTTATTCCAGGTCCTCATCACCTTCTTCCTGGTTTTGTTTATGGCAGCAATCACTAGTATGAGGAAATCTAAAGCTAGGAATTTAACTCAAGGGTTGATTCCAGGGCCACGGAAATTACCTTTGATCGGAAATCTGCACCAGCTCGCCGGTCCTGGTTTACCCCATCACACCCTACGTGACTTGGCTACGAAATATGGCGCCATCATGCACCTGCAACTCGGTCAAATTTCCACTGTCGTCGTTTCTTCTGCAGAAATGGCTAAAGAGATTATGAAAACCCATGATATTGTCTTTGCTAATAGGCCTGTTCTCGCTTCAGCTAAGATTATAACTTACGGGTGCACTGATATTGTCTTTTCACCATATGGAAACTATTGGAGAAATCTGCGAAAAATTTGCACATCGGAGCTTCTGAATGCGACTCGGGTCGCTTCCTTCCAATCCATAAGAGAAGAGGAAGTGCTGAATCTCGTCGAAACCATAAAATCAAATGAAGGATCGGCTGTAAATCTGAGCCGCAAAGTCTTTTCACTGAGTTATGGCATAACAGCGAGGGCAGCCTTTGGCAAGAAATGCAAAGATCAAGAAGCCTTCATATCAGTTGTTACAGAGGAAACCAAGGTGAATTCTAGTTTCTTTGTTTCCGAACTTTTTCCTTCACTTAAATTTCTGGATACTGTTTTGGGTCTAAAGCATAAAGTTGAAAAGATTCATGGAGAAGCTGACATGATACTTGGGAATATTGTTAACGATCACAAAGAAAGTAGAGCAAAAGGCAGAAGTAAAGATGAAAACAAGGAAAATCTGGTTGATGTTCTTTTAAGGATTCAGGAGGATGGTGAATTTCCCTTGACTGACAACAACGTCAAAGCCGTCATCTTA GACATTTTCAGTGCCGGAAGTGAGACATCAGCAGGAGCTGTAGAGTGGGCATTGTCGGAAATGATTAAAAACCCAAGAGTTATGACAAAAGCACAAGCAGAGGTAAGGCAGGTATTCCAAGGCAAAGGAAATGTAGATGAAACAGGCATTCATCAACTTAAATATCTCAAGTGTGTTATAAAAGAAACCTTAAGACTGCACCCTGTTATACCTTTATTGATTCCAAGAGAAAGTATGAAGAATTGTGTGGTTAATGGATTTGAAATACCTGCAAAGACCAGAGTCATTGTGAATGCATGGGCAATCGGGAGAGATCCTAATCATTGGGTTGAGCCTGAAAAGTTTGAGCCTGAAAGGTTTGTCAACAGTTCAGTTGATTTCATAGGGACAAATTTCGAGTTCATCCCATTTGGGGCAGGAAGGAGGGTATGTCCAGGCATATTATTTGCTCTGCCAACTGTAGAGCTACCGCTTGCTCAACTGTTGTTCCATTTTGATTGGAAGCTACCAAGGGGAATGAAGCAGGAAGATATAGACATGACTGAGGTGTTTGGTGTATCTGTGAGAAGGAAAAACGATCTTGTCGTAGTTCCAAGTCTTTACCGTGCTTCCACTACTGTTGCCTAG